From Pseudovibrio sp. Tun.PSC04-5.I4, a single genomic window includes:
- a CDS encoding SDR family oxidoreductase, producing MISHPLSPSALFDLTDRTALVTGSSRGIGAAIAHGLAQAGAEVIVHGQSQNAADARRSAILAEGGIAHALCADLSARGAGRQLVQKIEDQFGKLDILVINASAQINAELPDVSDEDFDFQLDVNVRSTFEMLQESLPKMAERNWGRVVSIGSINQLRPKEIVTTYAATKAAQHNLVQSQARAYAKYGVLLNSLTPGLIDTDRNKDRKEGDPKGWETYTKSLNWMGRAGTPEEMVGAALFLASDACSFMTGENIVMTGGF from the coding sequence ATGATTTCGCATCCCCTTTCACCTTCAGCCCTGTTCGACCTGACAGATCGAACAGCTTTGGTTACAGGGTCAAGCCGAGGCATTGGTGCTGCCATTGCACATGGATTGGCACAGGCTGGAGCAGAAGTCATTGTTCATGGCCAGTCCCAAAATGCAGCAGATGCCCGCCGCTCTGCAATCCTTGCCGAAGGTGGCATAGCACATGCCTTGTGCGCAGATCTTTCTGCACGCGGAGCAGGACGCCAACTGGTTCAAAAAATTGAAGACCAGTTTGGCAAACTGGATATTCTGGTCATCAATGCATCGGCCCAAATCAACGCTGAACTCCCTGACGTGAGCGATGAAGATTTTGACTTTCAGCTTGATGTGAATGTACGCTCTACCTTTGAAATGCTGCAGGAAAGCCTACCGAAAATGGCAGAGCGTAATTGGGGCCGTGTTGTCAGCATCGGCTCTATCAACCAGCTTCGGCCCAAGGAAATTGTGACCACTTACGCAGCGACCAAAGCTGCGCAACATAACCTCGTTCAAAGTCAGGCTCGGGCCTATGCAAAATACGGCGTGTTGCTTAACTCGCTCACCCCTGGCCTGATTGATACGGACCGCAATAAAGATCGCAAAGAAGGCGATCCCAAAGGGTGGGAGACTTACACCAAATCTCTCAATTGGATGGGACGCGCAGGGACCCCGGAAGAAATGGTCGGAGCTGCACTTTTCCTTGCCAGTGACGCCTGCAGCTTCATGACAGGCGAAAACATTGTGATGACTGGCGGTTTCTAA
- a CDS encoding DDE-type integrase/transposase/recombinase codes for MIEQDHRFSKRLTRPIMGFKAFQSAKATLDGIETAHIIRNGQLGQQGVPAYRQFMVLAG; via the coding sequence ATCATTGAGCAGGACCATCGGTTCAGCAAGCGGTTAACCAGACCGATTATGGGGTTTAAGGCCTTCCAATCTGCCAAGGCCACGCTTGATGGAATTGAAACCGCCCACATCATTAGAAATGGTCAACTGGGGCAGCAAGGCGTTCCTGCATACCGCCAGTTCATGGTGCTCGCAGGATAA
- a CDS encoding DDE-type integrase/transposase/recombinase, translating to MSQSLVDLQVTPLQFKRVRSKSTIQGFLYRAPDKQSKTVDFMLSKRRDETGATTFFEIAIGSKVLPEKVVMDKSGTNRGELTNINFICSSQATGGRSSTSFRLNTSTLSLSRTIGSASG from the coding sequence GTGTCGCAAAGTTTGGTCGATTTGCAGGTTACTCCTCTTCAGTTTAAAAGAGTACGCTCCAAATCCACGATCCAAGGTTTCCTGTATCGTGCCCCTGATAAACAAAGCAAAACGGTTGATTTTATGCTCTCAAAGAGACGCGATGAAACGGGGGCAACCACCTTTTTCGAGATCGCCATTGGCAGCAAAGTCCTGCCGGAGAAAGTTGTCATGGACAAAAGCGGTACTAACCGGGGGGAGCTGACAAATATCAACTTTATTTGTTCCTCACAGGCTACTGGTGGGCGTTCATCGACATCCTTTAGGTTAAATACCTCAACACTATCATTGAGCAGGACCATCGGTTCAGCAAGCGGTTAA